TTATAATGTATTTCGACACATCATCCCCTATCAGAACTTTTTATTATTGTTGATTACAACAACAATAAATAAAATTCAAGACTTTTGAAGTTAATTATTGCAAAATGTACCTTTAAGGTGTAAAATTTACGTAACGAATTGTAACGGAGAAAATATTCTCAAACTTTTGAACGATCAACTGAATGTTTTTATTTCCATTATAAGATAATTATTAATTTAATCTACCGAATAAATAAACGAGATCGTGGGAGGATCAATGAAAATGAAATTTTACCGAGGAACTGTTTTATGTATTGTTTTGATTCTAGCCCTAGGCGTTTTTCCGGCTTCAGTATCAGCTGAACAAAACAACGACAGTCGTGAGCCATTAAGTGTTGCGAATGCTCAACCATCTATCGAAACCCGCGAGATGCTTCCCGGTGATGTTGTCCCCGATCCGGGGTTACCTGATGATGCTTATCGTAACGAAACCTTAAGTACGTCGTCGGTATTCACGCCACGGCTTGACGCTCCAACATCCGATAATGACTGTTATTTTGCTAAAAACATTTTTTATCTCGGCGGATATGGGATGCCCAACTGTACGGCCTACGCCTGGGGGCGTGCCTATGAAATTCTGGGCAGTAAACCTAACTTAAGTAACGGCAACGCCAATGAATTTTGGGATTACAACTTAAATAGTGGTGCTTATTCATATGGAACCACCCCAAAAGTTGGCGCAATTATCTGCTGGGACGGCAGTGAATGTGGACATGTTGCTGTTGTTGAAAAAATTGAAGGCTCAAAAGTTACGATTTCCGAATCAGCTTGGAGCGGACCGTTCTTTAAGACCTCCACTTTTAACGCTGGTTCAGAAGACTCGTTTTCTGTCGGTGGATTCCAGGGCTATATTTATCTGGGTGAATTTGATAATGATAATCCCGGTGAAAACCCCGGCGAAAATCCTGGTGAAAATCCCGTTCCATCCGACACCACCCCACCCGTTATTACAAACGCACAAATCACGGATATAGATGATGAGGGTTTTACCGTAACCTGTCAGGTTGCTGATGACAACTCCGGCGTTGCGTCAGTCCTTTTCCCTACTTGGACAGAAAACAATGATCAGGATGACTTGATCTGGCATCAAGCCTCAATTAATAATGGCACTGCTTCTTACCGGGTTTTGTATCGGGACCACAAAAATGAAATGGGCACCTATATCGTTCATGTCTATGCCTATGATGGCGCTGGAAATATATCTTGTTTCCCGTTAAGTGTTGTCGCTCAAAAAAGAATCACCTGTTCTTATCATACCCATGTTCAGGATATTGGCTGGCAACAATGGCAATCCAATGGTGAATTAAGTGGCACCTCGGGCGAATCTAAACGACTGGAAGCGATTCAAGTTTCGATTAATAACAAAGGTCTTGATCTGGGGATCAAATATCGGACCCATGTCCAGAATCTTGGCTGGCAGGATTGGAAATCAGGCCCTGAAATTAGCGGTACCTTGAATCAAGGCCTCCGCCTAGAAGCCATTCAAATCCAATTAACGGGCACCGATGCTAACCGTTATGACGTTTATTACCGCGTCCATGCTCAAAACATCGGTTGGTTAGACTGGGCTAAAAACGGTGACAACTCAGGAACCGAAGGTTTCGGTTATCGTCTCGAAGCGATCGAAATTATCGTTGTTCCGGCTAATTCTCCGGCACCAGGCTCAACCTTACGTGCTTTTGAAAGCAACAACAATTAAACAAAAATAAACTATAAAAGCACTCTGAATGGAGTGCTTTTATGGTTTATGGCCTTTATAATTTTCGTCTTTAAATTGAAACTGAACATCTTAAAAAATACGCTACTCACATAACAGGTAATTTAGCCGTTACCTACCGCATTTTCCCAAATGGAAAAGGTTTTCCATGACCTACATAAACTGTTGTAATGGGGTAAGTTTTTAACCCTTCCCAACTTTTCTTAAGCGCCTCTTCATTTTCATAAATATGAGCGAGACTAGGTTTTAAAAAGTTCATAAACATGTCCCCAGCAAACAAGTTACCATCATCAAGCAAAATTCCAAGCGATCCTCTTGTATGTCCCGGCAGCGCAATAATCTGAGCCGGCAAACCAAATTGATCCAGTCTTTGACCATGAACCAAATGAATATCGGGCTGAATTCTTAATGATTGATGCAACTCTTTTTCAGATAAATATTTAATAACGGCTCCCATCAGACCCCGACTTTTGATTTCTAAAATCGTACAATCGATCGGGTTCATGGCAATTGGCGTTTGATATTTATTTTTGAAATACTCCGCTGTCCCGGTATGATCCATATGCCCATGAGTCAAAATTAGCAGCTTAATTTCTGCGGGTATTATGCCTTCATCTGCTAACTTCTTTTCAATCATGTCGGCATCACCGGGATGACCGGAATCAATCATCACGATTGATGATTCCGTCTTGATGACGTAACAATTGGCATTATTACAGGTCAAAGTTATTATTTTTATCATTTTTCACGGCTCCTTTTAATTGTTTCTGATGGTATTCGCCATGCGTTTGATTATACGCGGCGATAAAATTTTCTTTTACCTGTTTTTTATCAACATCAAAATAATTGCACCACTGCTCCTGATAACAGGCAAAAAGAACACTCGGCATTATACTGGTAAAAAATTCAGCGATCCATCTGAACTGGCTTTTTTTATCATCAGCAAGCTCTGGAGCGCCCGCAATTTCCCCCTGATAAGTCATCAACGGTTCAAGCACCTTAAAAACAGGAACGCTTTTATTCCCCTTTTTTAGGGATTCTACCAAGATGATGCGCAAAAAATCACTGTTTTTCTCCAGATAATCCAAATAGTTATTTAGTCTTTCTTGACAATCAACGTCACCAACTCTCAGTAGTTGATCATATTCATCAAAAAATTTAAATACAATTGCATTTAGAAGCGTTTCTTTCGATTTAAAATGATAATAAATGAGTGATTTTGGCACTCCCGTTTGTAAGGCGATTTGATCCATGCTGGTCCCATCGTAACCTTTTTCTGAAAACAATTGTTTTGCATTTTCTAAAATCACTTCTTTTTTACTTTCTCTTTTAGTTGTAATTGTTGCCATACGATTACCTCTCATTTCGTATTCAAAGGCCATTGTTATTCATTAATGATACTGACCATTCGGTATAAGTAGTATATGCCATAACTTTTACTTTGTCAATTAATTGTATCTCAGCGCAGGCCGTATAAAAGCAATTTCCATTATTCTTCAAAAAACATCTAATCCTGCCCTTGACTCTCCCCGTGCCGGAGCATTTATACTTCAAATTGTAATAAAAATAGGTAATTACGAAATAAAAAAACATCGAACAGTGGTTGCTTTGGGTTCAGTTTCCACAAACAATTTCGTAACGTGTAGGCGAACAGTTCATCGAACTGTCCGCCGTACCGTGTAGAATTTGTTTCGTGCGAAACTGGGCCCAAAGCTCACGGCATTTTCGCAATTGCCTAGTAATAAAAATGACTGGAGGAAAAAATGGAAAACTGCATCGAAGTCAAGAACTTAACGAAGTATTATGGCAACCGGGTTGCGGTCAACAACTTAAATCTCACTGTTAAAAAAGGTGAAGTATTTGGTTTGTTAGATCCAAATGGAGCCGGGAAATCAACCACCATCGACTGTATTCTTGGTCTTAAATCATTTGAGAACGGATCGGTTCGTGTTCTCGGCGTTGATCCCACCAACGACAGAAAGCGACTTTTTGAGCAAGTGGGGGTACAACTACAAGCCTCGAGCTATCAGGGCAATATTCGGGTCGGTGAAATCTGTACCGAAATATCTGCTCTTTACCGCTCCCCGGCCGATTATCATGACTTGCTGGCACAATTTAAGCTGAACCAGTACCTCAAGCACCCAGTGGCAAAACTTTCGGGAGGCGAAAAGCAAAAGCTATCAGTACTGCTGGCACTAATCCCTCAGCCTGAGGTCCTCTTTCTCGATGAACTGACAACCGGACTGGATACTGAGGCCAGACGAGAGGTCTGGCAGGTTTTAACCAACTTAAAAAAACAGGGACTAACCCTTTTTCTTACCTCTCATTACATGGATGAAGTAGAGGTATTGTGTGACCGGGTTTGCATCATCAACCAGGGACATGAACTAATCACCGATACAGTTCCTGAACTAATTAGAACAAGCCCCTATCAACGCTTGGAAGAAGCCTATCTTTGGGTCATGAAGGAGGAAATCACGTTATGAAAAAATTTTTAACCTTACTAAAAATTGAAGGTATTTTGTCCTTACGCTGTATTGATAGCATCTTTTTCGGAGTCTTTATGCCAGTCGGAATTATGATCTTAATCGCCCTGATTGCCGGGCAAAACCCTGCTTCCACCGATGCTGGTTATTCCATGATTCAAAGCTCTTTTGGGGCTCTGGTCACAGTCGGAATCTGTGCTACGGCTTTTATGGGTATTCCCTTGACCATCGCCGATTATCGAGATAAAAAAATTCTCAAACATTTTTTTGTAACCCCGGTGAGTCCCACTATGTTATTATGGGTCCATGCGGTCATCAATATGCTATTGTCAATCATTTCGGCACTACTGATTTATATGGTCGCAACCCTTTTTTTCGGTTATGAAATAATCGGGTCGACGCTCTTATTTATAGGATCTTTTCTGCTGGTCATGGTTTCCATGTATAGCCTCGGACTACTCATCGCCAGCTTATGTCGAACCGTTAAAACTGCTAACGTCGTCTGTAGTATTGTTTATTTTCCGATGTTATTTTTATCTGGTGCTACCATTCCCTTTGAACTCTTTCCCAAACCACTTCAAACAGTGGCCAGTTTTCTCCCCCTTACTCAAGGGATTAAACTTTTGAAATCAATAAGCCTGGGACTAGAAACAAATCTGCTGCTGCCGTTAATTATTTTGTTTGGATCACTGACAATCGGTGTTATTTTGTCAATGCGATTTTTCCGCTGGGAATAAGAAAGGAATCTATTATGAACGAAACCGATCAATGCGAACGTCAAGAAAATACCAGTTATTATAAAATTGGACTATTTTCAAAAATGAATCGAGTCACGATTAAAACCCTCCGTCACTATGATGAAATCGGTCTTCTGCCGCCGGCTTTTATTGAAAAATTTACCGGATACCGCTATTATACTTCTGCTCAGCTGCCTATCCTCCACCAAATTCTGG
This is a stretch of genomic DNA from Acetobacterium woodii DSM 1030. It encodes these proteins:
- a CDS encoding GBS Bsp-like repeat-containing protein, giving the protein MKMKFYRGTVLCIVLILALGVFPASVSAEQNNDSREPLSVANAQPSIETREMLPGDVVPDPGLPDDAYRNETLSTSSVFTPRLDAPTSDNDCYFAKNIFYLGGYGMPNCTAYAWGRAYEILGSKPNLSNGNANEFWDYNLNSGAYSYGTTPKVGAIICWDGSECGHVAVVEKIEGSKVTISESAWSGPFFKTSTFNAGSEDSFSVGGFQGYIYLGEFDNDNPGENPGENPGENPVPSDTTPPVITNAQITDIDDEGFTVTCQVADDNSGVASVLFPTWTENNDQDDLIWHQASINNGTASYRVLYRDHKNEMGTYIVHVYAYDGAGNISCFPLSVVAQKRITCSYHTHVQDIGWQQWQSNGELSGTSGESKRLEAIQVSINNKGLDLGIKYRTHVQNLGWQDWKSGPEISGTLNQGLRLEAIQIQLTGTDANRYDVYYRVHAQNIGWLDWAKNGDNSGTEGFGYRLEAIEIIVVPANSPAPGSTLRAFESNNN
- a CDS encoding TetR/AcrR family transcriptional regulator, whose amino-acid sequence is MATITTKRESKKEVILENAKQLFSEKGYDGTSMDQIALQTGVPKSLIYYHFKSKETLLNAIVFKFFDEYDQLLRVGDVDCQERLNNYLDYLEKNSDFLRIILVESLKKGNKSVPVFKVLEPLMTYQGEIAGAPELADDKKSQFRWIAEFFTSIMPSVLFACYQEQWCNYFDVDKKQVKENFIAAYNQTHGEYHQKQLKGAVKNDKNNNFDL
- a CDS encoding MBL fold metallo-hydrolase; this translates as MIKIITLTCNNANCYVIKTESSIVMIDSGHPGDADMIEKKLADEGIIPAEIKLLILTHGHMDHTGTAEYFKNKYQTPIAMNPIDCTILEIKSRGLMGAVIKYLSEKELHQSLRIQPDIHLVHGQRLDQFGLPAQIIALPGHTRGSLGILLDDGNLFAGDMFMNFLKPSLAHIYENEEALKKSWEGLKTYPITTVYVGHGKPFPFGKMR
- a CDS encoding ABC transporter ATP-binding protein; its protein translation is MENCIEVKNLTKYYGNRVAVNNLNLTVKKGEVFGLLDPNGAGKSTTIDCILGLKSFENGSVRVLGVDPTNDRKRLFEQVGVQLQASSYQGNIRVGEICTEISALYRSPADYHDLLAQFKLNQYLKHPVAKLSGGEKQKLSVLLALIPQPEVLFLDELTTGLDTEARREVWQVLTNLKKQGLTLFLTSHYMDEVEVLCDRVCIINQGHELITDTVPELIRTSPYQRLEEAYLWVMKEEITL
- a CDS encoding ABC transporter permease, with amino-acid sequence MKKFLTLLKIEGILSLRCIDSIFFGVFMPVGIMILIALIAGQNPASTDAGYSMIQSSFGALVTVGICATAFMGIPLTIADYRDKKILKHFFVTPVSPTMLLWVHAVINMLLSIISALLIYMVATLFFGYEIIGSTLLFIGSFLLVMVSMYSLGLLIASLCRTVKTANVVCSIVYFPMLFLSGATIPFELFPKPLQTVASFLPLTQGIKLLKSISLGLETNLLLPLIILFGSLTIGVILSMRFFRWE